GCCATGGTATCCAAATATGTGCATGATAAAGACGCCTACATAGGTGTAAAGGATGATTTAAAGAACATAGTATCTGATCTGGCAGCTAAAAATACTGACCGTAATGTGGAAATATTTGTTAACACTGCAGATGATCCTACCTGTGAATCTGAAAAAGGATATTACCTCACTGTAACTGGAACTTCTGCTGAGATGGGAGATGATGGTTCGGTAGGTCGAGGAAATAGAGCTAATGGTCTCATTACTCCTAACCGGCCAATGTCTATGGAAGCAACTTCTGGTAAAAATCCATTAAACCACGTGGGTAAGATATACAACCTTCTATCCAATAAAATGGCAGAAGAAATTGTAAGCTCTGTGGAAGGAGTGGACCAGATACATATCATGCTTTTAAGTCAAATAGGAAAACCTATTGACCAACCTAAAGCAGCATCCTCTCAGATTATTGTTCAGAATGGATACAAATTGGAAGATGTGCAGAAAAAAGTGGAAAGCATCATGAATACTCAACTTGAAGAGATATCTAGTATCACAGAAATGCTGGTAAAAGGTGAACTCCGAACCTTTTAAAAAATTTGCTTTATTAAACAATAGCAATCATGTTGGGGTGGTGATTAAGAAACCATTCTTTTAATTTAAAGAGGGTTTTTCATTTGTAGATAATCACCATTATAATTCTATTTTTAAAAAAGTTTTTAGAATCTTTTAAATAATTATTTTCTTGGACTGTTTTTTTATTTTAGAATTTTATATTTCTTTCCTTAGTTAATTAATAACTATAATCAATCATAATCCAATTAAAAATGCTAATTTAAAATGATTTAATATGTATCTAAATATTAAATTAAATTAAAAAATATTTTTAAAAAATTTTTGAATTTATATATAAATAATCACAACCTAAGTATAACTATAAATCAATTATAATTATTTTAATGAATTTTAATTATTCAAATAATTAAGAAATTACTTTAAAAATGTTGAATAACCTAAATACTTAATAATAACAACATAAATTTATTAATAAATTTCAGGAGAGTTTGCATGCCGATCCAGGAGGCAGAAAAGTCATATCAATCTAAAAAAATAGAAGAACAGGTCCAAAAGTTCTGGGAAGAACGGGATATATATCAGAGGACCAATCAGTTAAGGGAAAACGAACCTAAATATTCATTTTTAGATGGTCCACCATATTGCAGTGGCCGTATTCACTTGGGAACTGCTTGGAATAAGATTATAAAAGATACCCATTTACGTTTTAAAAGTATGAATGGTTTCAGCATCCGCCGACAGGCAGGATGGGATACTCATGGACTTCCAATTGAACACAAGGTAGAAGGACTTTTAGGCCTCACCAGCAAAAAGCAGATTGAAACTGAAATCGGAATTGAAAATTTTATAAACCAGTGTCGCCAGTTTGCTGTGGAAAATAAAGCAGTAATGACGGAACAATTCCAGAAAATTGGAATATGGATGGACTGGGACGATCCTTATGTAACCTTTGATCCAAAATACATGGAATCTTGCTGGTGGACTTTAAAAAAGGCCAATGAAAAGGATTTATTAGTAAATGACCTTAGGGTAATTACCTGGTGCCCTAGATGCGAAACAGCACTGGCCATGGCCGAAATTGATTACGAAAATAAGGATGATCCTTCAATTTATGTAAAATTCCCGCTGGAAACTCCTGAAGTTGCTGAAAATGGAAAAGAATTTGTTTTAGTATGGACCACTACTCCCTGGACTTTACCTGCCAACATGGCCATTTGTGTACATCCTGATTTTGATTATGCCTATGTTAAAGTGGGAAATGAAGTTTATGTAATGGCTGAAGCACTGGTGGATTCTTTATTTGGATCCAGTGAATGCAATTGTGATCATGGGGATAATGCACATTCGGAGGAAGGTCAAGGTGATTCTGATTGTTGTGGTGGGGAAGGAGAAAAGCCCTATGAAATAATTAAAATTGTAAAAGGATCTGAATTAGAAGGAAAAGCATATAAACATCCTTTAACTGATGAAATACCTCAGCAAAAAATATTTGAACATAAAATACTTCCTGGTGACCACGTAACTCTTACTGATGGTACTGGTTGTGTTCACACCGCCCCCGGGCACGGCCCAGAGGATTTTGAAATCGGAAAAGAATATGGATTACCTATATTTTGCCCTGTAGATGAAGCGGGATTATTTAAGGACGAGGCAGGAAAGTACGAGGGCCAGTTTGTCAAAGATGCGGATCAAGGTATAGTTGCTGATCTGGACACTCATGGATTTCTTTTAAAAGCAGGTATTATAAACCACAGGTATGGATTCTGCTGGAGATGTAAAACTCCTATTATTTATCTGGCTACTCAACAGTGGTTCTTGAAGATCACCCAAATAAAAGACCAGATGCTTTCTGAATTGGATAAAGTTAAATGGGTGCCTTCCTGGGCAGGGGAAAGTCGATTTAGAAACTGGGTTGAAAATGCCAGGGACTGGACCATTTCCCGACAGAGATACTGGGGAATACCTATCCCTATCTGGTCCTGTGAAGACTGTGGAGAAATTACAGTAGTGGGTTCGGTGGCTGAACTTAAAGAAAAAGCCGTAGAAGACACTCTACAAGGAGATTTTATCCACAGGCCTCATGTGGATGACATAATCATCCCCTGCAAGTGTGGTGGAAACATGAAAAGGACTCCCGATGTGTTGGATGTGTGGATTGATTCTGGGGTGGCTGGATGGGCTTCTCTTCATTATCCTCAGGAAAAGGAACTCTTTGAAGAATGGTTCCCCTATGATTTCATTACAGAGGGCCACGACCAGACCAGAGGATGGTTCTACTCCCAGTTAGGTACTGGAGTAATTGCTCTGGACAAAACCCCTTATCAAAAGGTTTTAATGCATGGATTTACTCTGGATGAAGATGGAAGAAAAATGAGTAAATCACTGGGTAATGTGGTGGAACCAGGAGAAGTAATAGAACTGTACGGCGCAGATATCATGCGTTTCTATCTCTTATGGGCCAACAAACCATGGGATGATTTAAAATTCGTGTGGGACGAGCTGAAGAATGTCAGTAAAATGTTTAACATTTTATGGAATGTTTATGTCTTCTCCACTACCTACATGGCCCTGGATAACTTCAGCCCAGAATTTTACACGGAAAAAGATATAAAACTCCGGGACGAAGATTACTGGATACTATCTAGAATTAATTCCGTGGCCCAAGAGGTCAGTGAAGCGCTTGACAACCTTTTCTTCCATAAAGCAACCAGAAGTATCAATCATTTCATCTTAGAAGACCTGAGTCGATGGTATGTTAGACTAATCCGGGGCAGGACATGGGTGGAAAAAGATGATCCTGACAAATTAGGTGCCTACCATACGCTCTACACAGTTTTAGAGCTTTTAATAACTCTGATGGCCCCAATTGCTCCCCATATAACTGAAGACATTTATCAAAATCTGGTAAGGTCTGTGAGAATGAAACATCCAGAGAGTATACACATGCTGGACTGGAATTACTCTCCTGAGCTTATTAATCCTGAACTGGAAGCTGAAATGGATGTGGCCCGTGAAATTATTGAGGCCTGTGCCCGAGCCAGGGATGTGGCCCGTTACAAGCTTCGATGGCCAGTAAGTGAAATAATTGTGGTTTCTGAAGATGAAAAAGCCCTCCAGGCTGCAAAATCATTAGAAGCAGTACTCAAGGAACAGGCAAACACCAAAACAGTAGTAACTGCATCTGAATTCCCTCAATTAAAATTAAATGCCGCTCCTAACCGCAAAACTCTGGGCCCGCGATTAAGGCAAGACGTACCTTTAGTTGGAAAAGAACTGGAAAAAGCCGAGGGAATGGAACTAAAACATAAACTGGATAGTGAGGGCTCAATTACCATTGAGTTAGCTGATAAATCTGTGCAATTATCTCCCGAAGATGTTATATTTGAAACTGAACTTCCAGAGGATGTGGTGAGTGCTGAATTTGAGGGAGGTAGTGTATTTGTCAATACTCAGCTTACTCCTGAAATTCTCTCAGAATCCATGGCCCGGGAACTTATTCGGAGGATCCAGGACATGAGAAAAGACATGGATCTTGATGTAGAAGCGCATATCAAAGTTTCTGTGGAATGCAGCAGTGAATTTGAGGCTTTGGTGGAAAAACAGATGGAATTCGTTGGTCATGAGGTTCGTGCGGAGAAAATATCATTTAACACTGAAGAAGGGGAATATACAAAAGAATGGAAAATAGAGGAGCATGAACTCACGGTGTCTATTTTTAAGGCATAAATTTTTCCATATTTTTTGTTTTATTCTTTAATTTTATTTTTTTAATAAACTAAAATAAGTTTTCAAAATATTTCATAAAAAGATTAATTAATCTATTTATTAAACTAAATTATAGGATGAATATTTAAAATTTAGTTTAGATAAGTGAATAAAAGATATTAATTTAAATAAATATTATTTCGTAATCTAATTTAGTCAAGGGTGGTAAAATGGCATTAACTGATTCAGAAATGGATTTTATAAGAGAAAAACTTGGTAGGGAACCTAACTCCCTGGAACACGGCATGTTGGATATTATGTTCTCAGAGCACTGTTCCTACAAGAGCAGCCGACCAGTACTGGGACTATTTCCCACAGAAGGTGAGAATATAATAATGGGGCCTGGTGATGATGCGGGAGTAGTATCTATAACGGATGATTTGGCCCTGACCGTGGGAATTGAAAGTCACAACCACCCTTCAGCCATAGAACCTTATGGTGGAGCAGGAACTGGTATTGGTGGTATATTAAGGGATATTATTTCCATGGGTGCCATGCCCATAGCTCTTTTAGATTCTCTTCGTTTTGGTCCGCTGGAAGATCAAAAATCATGCTATCTTTTTGAACATGTGGTAAAAGGAATTTCAGATTATGGTAACCGGGTGGGAATACCTACGGTAGGGGGAGAAGTAGAATTTGATGAAAATTTCCGATCCAATCCTCTGGTCAATGTGATGTGTGCCGGTATTGTACCTAAAAAAGACCTGGTAAAAGGAATTGCACCTAATGTAGGTGATGTTTTTTTACTTATGGGTGGCAGAACGGGCAGAGATGGTATTCATGGTGTAACTTTTGCCTCAGAAGAACTTACCACTGCTTCTGAAATAGAGGACCGCCCGGCAGTGCAAATTGGTGATCCATTCACTAAGAAAAAGGTTTTAGAAGCTAGTTTAGAGATTATGGAAAAGTTTCCAGTTACCGGAGTTAAGGATCTGGGTGGTGGAGGCTTGACCTGCTGTATCAGTGAACTGGCTGATAAATGCGGCAACGGGGCCCTGGTGGAACTGACTAAGATACCTCTTCGTGAGGAAGGAATGACTCCTTATGAAATAATGCTTTCTGAATCTCAGGAAAGGATGGTTTTTGTTATTAATCCTTCTCAAACTGATGCCGTACTGGATATATGTGAAAAATACGAACTCCCGGCAGCAGTAATTGGTGAAGTAACCAATACACAATTAATGGTAGTGGAAGAAGAAGGGGAAATAATAGCTGATCTCCCAGCTAACCTTTTGGCAGATCCTCCAACAGTAGAACGAGAGGCCATAGCACCAGTGAAAAATGAAGAATATGTGGAAGTAGAGCATCCTTCTGCTGAAGAAGCTCTTTTAAAACTATTGTCCTCTCAGAACATGGCCAGCAAGCGCTGGGTGTACCGTCAGTACGACCACGAAGTTCAAATTCGAACCATGGTTAAACCAGGAGACGATGCTGCGGTCTTAAGAGTAGATGATGAAAAAGCTGTGGCTTTAACTGCGGATTGTAATAGTATACACACTAAACTGGACCCTTATCATGGTGGGGCTGGATCAGTGGCCGAGGCCATAAGAAATGTGGTATCTATGGGTGCAGAGCCATTATGTGTAGTGGACTGTCTGAACTTTGGAAATCCAGAAAAACCTGAAGTATTCTGGCAATTTAGGGAATGTGTTAAAGGGATGTCGGATATAGCTGGAAAGTTCGAAACTCCAGTTATCAGTGGTAATGTAAGTTTCTACAATGAAACTGAGGGAATCACAGTTAACCCTTCTCCAGTTGTGGGGGTAGTGGGAG
This genomic window from Methanobacteriales archaeon HGW-Methanobacteriales-1 contains:
- a CDS encoding isoleucine--tRNA ligase, whose translation is MPIQEAEKSYQSKKIEEQVQKFWEERDIYQRTNQLRENEPKYSFLDGPPYCSGRIHLGTAWNKIIKDTHLRFKSMNGFSIRRQAGWDTHGLPIEHKVEGLLGLTSKKQIETEIGIENFINQCRQFAVENKAVMTEQFQKIGIWMDWDDPYVTFDPKYMESCWWTLKKANEKDLLVNDLRVITWCPRCETALAMAEIDYENKDDPSIYVKFPLETPEVAENGKEFVLVWTTTPWTLPANMAICVHPDFDYAYVKVGNEVYVMAEALVDSLFGSSECNCDHGDNAHSEEGQGDSDCCGGEGEKPYEIIKIVKGSELEGKAYKHPLTDEIPQQKIFEHKILPGDHVTLTDGTGCVHTAPGHGPEDFEIGKEYGLPIFCPVDEAGLFKDEAGKYEGQFVKDADQGIVADLDTHGFLLKAGIINHRYGFCWRCKTPIIYLATQQWFLKITQIKDQMLSELDKVKWVPSWAGESRFRNWVENARDWTISRQRYWGIPIPIWSCEDCGEITVVGSVAELKEKAVEDTLQGDFIHRPHVDDIIIPCKCGGNMKRTPDVLDVWIDSGVAGWASLHYPQEKELFEEWFPYDFITEGHDQTRGWFYSQLGTGVIALDKTPYQKVLMHGFTLDEDGRKMSKSLGNVVEPGEVIELYGADIMRFYLLWANKPWDDLKFVWDELKNVSKMFNILWNVYVFSTTYMALDNFSPEFYTEKDIKLRDEDYWILSRINSVAQEVSEALDNLFFHKATRSINHFILEDLSRWYVRLIRGRTWVEKDDPDKLGAYHTLYTVLELLITLMAPIAPHITEDIYQNLVRSVRMKHPESIHMLDWNYSPELINPELEAEMDVAREIIEACARARDVARYKLRWPVSEIIVVSEDEKALQAAKSLEAVLKEQANTKTVVTASEFPQLKLNAAPNRKTLGPRLRQDVPLVGKELEKAEGMELKHKLDSEGSITIELADKSVQLSPEDVIFETELPEDVVSAEFEGGSVFVNTQLTPEILSESMARELIRRIQDMRKDMDLDVEAHIKVSVECSSEFEALVEKQMEFVGHEVRAEKISFNTEEGEYTKEWKIEEHELTVSIFKA
- the purL gene encoding phosphoribosylformylglycinamidine synthase subunit PurL encodes the protein MALTDSEMDFIREKLGREPNSLEHGMLDIMFSEHCSYKSSRPVLGLFPTEGENIIMGPGDDAGVVSITDDLALTVGIESHNHPSAIEPYGGAGTGIGGILRDIISMGAMPIALLDSLRFGPLEDQKSCYLFEHVVKGISDYGNRVGIPTVGGEVEFDENFRSNPLVNVMCAGIVPKKDLVKGIAPNVGDVFLLMGGRTGRDGIHGVTFASEELTTASEIEDRPAVQIGDPFTKKKVLEASLEIMEKFPVTGVKDLGGGGLTCCISELADKCGNGALVELTKIPLREEGMTPYEIMLSESQERMVFVINPSQTDAVLDICEKYELPAAVIGEVTNTQLMVVEEEGEIIADLPANLLADPPTVEREAIAPVKNEEYVEVEHPSAEEALLKLLSSQNMASKRWVYRQYDHEVQIRTMVKPGDDAAVLRVDDEKAVALTADCNSIHTKLDPYHGGAGSVAEAIRNVVSMGAEPLCVVDCLNFGNPEKPEVFWQFRECVKGMSDIAGKFETPVISGNVSFYNETEGITVNPSPVVGVVGVANIGDVRTMDFKKEGDHIIVIGWTYNELDGSEYQRTVHGLVQGSSPQIRIDDEIQSAHSILDLLKDDVEGNITAIHDCSAGGIGIALSEMAIKSGLGASVDISLAPREDMSEFETLLSESHARYIITVKNDAVDAVLEKIDAPCSVIGEVKGNELIIDELAQVKVEKLQESYNGVIEKFMA